A genomic segment from Melanotaenia boesemani isolate fMelBoe1 chromosome 9, fMelBoe1.pri, whole genome shotgun sequence encodes:
- the LOC121645540 gene encoding claudin-3-like yields the protein MQSAGLEILGIILAVAGWLGVMVACGLPMWRVAAYIGQNIVISQVIWEGLWMNCSVQSTGQMHCKVHDSMLGLPVDLQAARALVIVSMVLCIVGICLSVAGAKCTNCSRDASSKPRFVVAAGVTFIVAGLLLLVAVSWTAHAIVLGFYDPLLEETAKREFGNALYFGWAASCLLILGGALLCCSCPSRSATAQKTSVCFDSHASDMPSVGLEILGVALAILGWISAVVSCAMPMWRVSAFIGVNIVTAQTIWEGIWMNCVVQSTGQMQCKIHDSMLALSADLQAARALTIISIVLGIVGLLVAVMGAKCTNCVDDDVAKARVMIAAGGAFILASLTQLIPVSWSAHTIVMEFYNPAIPEPQKREIGAALYLGWAAAAFLLTGGSILCSSCPQQPEKWNGPPSKIYSQTRSVAPSGFDRRDYV from the exons ATGCAGTCTGCAGGCTTGGAGATCCTTGGGATCATCCTGGCTGTGGCTGGCTGGCTGGGGGTGATGGTGGCCTGTGGCCTGCCCATGTGGAGGGTCGCTGCCTACATTGGACAGAACATAGTCATCTCTCAGGTGATCTGGGAAGGCTTGTGGATGAACTGTTCGGTGCAGAGCACAGGCCAGATGCACTGCAAGGTGCATGATTCCATGCTTGGGCTGCCGGTTGATCTACAAGCAGCTCGAGCCTTAGTCATTGTCTCCATGGTGCTTTGCATTGTGggcatctgtctgtctgtggcTGGTGCTAAATGTACTAACTGTAGCCGGGATGCGAGCAGTAAACCCCGCTTTGTGGTGGCTGCTGGAGTAACCTTCATCGTAGCTGGACTGCTGCTGCTAGTGGCTGTGTCCTGGACAGCCCACGCCATTGTCCTGGGCTTCTACGATCCACTGCTGGAGGAGACGGCGAAGCGGGAGTTTGGGAATGCTCTGTACTTTGGCTGGGCTGCCTCCTGCCTGCTCATTCTAGGGGGAGCCCTGCTTTGTTGCTCCTGCCCATCCAGATCAGCAACAGCCCAAA AAACATCTGTGTGCTTCGACTCACATGCTTCAGACATGCCTTCAGTTGGATTAGAGATACTTGGAGTGGCTCTGGCCATCCTGGGATGGATCTCAGCTGTTGTTTCGTGTGCCATGCCCATGTGGAGAGTGTCAGCTTTTATTGGTGTGAACATTGTCACAGCCCAGACGATCTGGGAGGGCATCTGGATGAACTGCGTGGTCCAGAGTACAGGCCAGATGCAGTGTAAGATCCATGACTCCATGTTAGCTCTAAGTGCCGACCTTCAGGCTGCTCGTGCCCTCACCATCATCTCCATTGTGTTGGGAATTGTGGGACTCCTTGTGGCTGTTATGGGGGCAAAGTGCACAAACTGTGTGGATGATGATGTAGCGAAGGCTCGGGTGATGATAGCCGCCGGTGGTGCCTTCATCCTGGCTTCTCTCACCCAGCTGATCCCTGTGTCATGGTCTGCACACACTATTGTTATGGAGTTCTACAATCCAGCTATACCTGAGCCCCAGAAAAGGGAAATTGGTGCAGCTCTGTACCTGGGCtgggctgctgctgctttccTCCTCACTGGAGGCAGCATCCTTTGCTCTAGTTGTCCACAGCAACCAGAGAAATGGAATGGGCCTCCATCAAAGATCTACTCCCAAACCAGGTCAGTCGCCCCAAGCGGCTTCGACAGGAGAGACTACGTCTGA
- the LOC121646626 gene encoding claudin-3-like — MSIGLELIGISLCILGWIIAIVACALPMWRVTAFIGSNIVTAQIIWEGLWMTCVVQSTGQMQCKVYDSMLALSQDLQAARALTVISILLAILAVLVAIAGAKCTNCIEDEASKAKVMIISGVLFIISGIMQLIPVSWSANTIIRDFYNPLLTDAQRRELGAALYIGWAAAALLVLGGGLLCCSCPPRETRYNPSRMAYSAPRSAGGPGLERKDYV, encoded by the coding sequence ATGTCTATAGGCCTGGAATTGATTGGCATTTCCCTGTGCATTTTGGGATGGATTATTGCCATTGTGGCATGTGCCCTCCCCATGTGGAGGGTGACGGCCTTCATAGGTAGCAACATTGTGACAGCGCAGATCATCTGGGAGGGCCTGTGGATGACATGTGTGGTCCAGAGCACAGGACAGATGCAGTGTAAGGTCTATGACTCCATGCTTGCTCTCTCCCAAGACCTCCAAGCTGCCCGCGCCCTCACCGTCATCTCCATCCTGTTAGCCATCCTGGCTGTGCTGGTTGCCATCGCTGGGGCAAAGTGCACCAACTGCATCGAGGATGAGGCATCCAAGGCAAAGGTGATGATCATCTCTggagtcctcttcatcatatcTGGCATCATGCAGCTCATTCCTGTCTCCTGGTCTGCTAACACCATAATCAGGGACTTCTACAACCCATTACTTACTGATGCTCAGCGGAGGGAGCTGGGGGCTGCATTGTATATTGGGTGGGCAGCAGCTGCACTCTTAGTTCTTGGTGGTGGACTGCTCTGCTGCTCCTGTCCGCCACGTGAGACCAGATACAACCCTTCACGAATGGCTTACTCTGCCCCACGGTCTGCAGGTGGCCCAGGATTAGAGAGGAAAGACTACGTATGA